The bacterium genomic interval CCTGTAACAGCAGCAGTATTCGGATGGGTGCCTGTGCTTCTGTGGATTCTTATAGGTTCTGTATTTCTCGGAGCTGTTCATGATTTTACTTCTCTTGTTGCATCAGTGCGTCATAAAAGCAAATCAATAGGTAAAGTAATTGAGGAGTACATAGGGCATACCGGGAAACAGCTATTCCTGATTTTTGCATGGTCTACACTAATACTTGTAATTGCTGCATTTGTGATTCTGGTTGCAAAAACATTTATTGCAACTCCGGAAGTTGCAACTTCGTCCGGGCTTTTTCTTGTTCTTGCTATTGCTTTCGGATTCGGAGTTTACAGAGCAAATGTACATCTTGGAATTGCAACATTAATCGGAGTGGCCCTTCTCATTTTCTGTATCTGGATGGGCCTTGCTTTTCCCGCTACATTATCGTCAAATGGCCAAACTGCTCAACAGGGGTGGACGTGGATTATACTTGCATACATATTCGTAGCTTCTGTAACACCGGTGTGGATTCTTCTGCAGCCGAGAGATTATCTTAACTCTTTTATGCTCTACATGATTTTAATTGCAGCTTTTGCAGGAATTCTTGTTAAAAATCCGGCTGTCCATATGCCTGCGTTTACTGGTTTTGTAAGACCTGGTATGGGGTCAATGTTTCCCATACTTTTTGTTACTGTTGCATGCGGCGCAATATCGGGATTTCACTCACTTGTAGCATCAGGTACTACTGCAAAGCAGCTTGATAAGGAGCCCGATGCCCGTAAAATCGGTTACGGAGCAATGCTTGTTGAAGGGCTGCTTGCTGTAATCGCTCTGATTGCAGCAGTGACACTTCTTCCCGCTCAATACAAAGAATTCTTTCCTGTTGGAGGAAAAGCAAACCCAATAGGCCTTTTTGCAACGAGTGTTGGGGGTTTTATGTCTGCTCTTGGCATTCCTCAAAAAGCGGCTATTACATTTGCTGCAATGGCTATTTCAGCGTTTGCACTTACTTCTCTTGATACTGCGACGCGTCTCGGAAGGTTTATCTTTCAGGAATTTTTCAAATCCGATCATGATTCAAAAGCCCGTTCTGTACTGACTAATAGATTTGTTGCTACGTTTTTTACTGTGATACCGGGAGGTTTGCTTGCATTAACAGGGCAGTATCAGGCTATTTGGCCAATTTTCGGATCTGCAAACCAGCTTCTTGCTGCACTTGCCCTGCTTGCAGGAAGTGTGTGGCTGGCGAAATTAAAAGAGAAGAATACTTTTCTTGTTATACCAATGCTGTTTATGTTTGCAGTAACTCTTTCAGCACTTGTAGTATTGATAGTTAGTAAAGTAAAAATAATTTTCAGATTTTTCTCCATGGGCGAACATCCTGCTCAGATGGGAATTATGGGTACGGCATTTCTTCTTTTTATTGCTGTGCTCCTGTTTATTGTTGCAATCATTCTTGTTGTTCAGGCTGCAAAATCTCTAAAGAGGAGTTAATCCGGTTGTTAAAGGGAGTTGTCAGGGAAATCCGATTGTATCATTGTAAGGGAGCTATGTCGTAAGCCGTAATTCTGTCATTTCGATTTCTGTTTTGCCGGAAGAAGCAATCTTATTAATTTATTTTCAGTTTTTGAGATTGCACATCTTCCGGCTGTGCGGAATTCTTGCAGTGATATTGATTTTTTTTAATACAGTTTTAAGGCAGTCTCTTTAAAAATAACGAATTTTTTCGGTTTTCCGCAGATACATTTTTTCCCGGGCATTCCCTGAGTAACAGATATATCTGTACCCTTGAATTAAATTATTTTCATCAATCTTTTAATAACAAAGGGATGTTATATGGCACAGAAAATGGATAACAGCGTTAACCAGCGGTTCTCTTCACGGCTTGCGTTCCTTCTAAGTGTACTCGGCATAGCTGTAGGTACAGGGAATATCTGGCGTTTCCCGAGAATTGTAGCTCAGTGCGGCGGCCGGGAAGGGGCGGGAGCTTTTTTAATAGCATGGGTTATTTTTCTTTTTATGTGGAGCATTCCCCTGATAATAGGGGAGTATGCTCTTGGCAGAAACTACAGAAGCGGAGTTATATCTACTATAACAAAGGCTGCAGGAAAGGCTTTTTCATGGATGGGCACTTTTATAGCTTTTGTTTCAACAGCAATTACTTT includes:
- a CDS encoding carbon starvation protein A; the encoded protein is MSSSIIIIFAVVVFTAGYIFYGGYLARKFKLDKLRETPAHTMQDNIDYVPARWPVLFGHHFASIAGAAPIIGPVTAAVFGWVPVLLWILIGSVFLGAVHDFTSLVASVRHKSKSIGKVIEEYIGHTGKQLFLIFAWSTLILVIAAFVILVAKTFIATPEVATSSGLFLVLAIAFGFGVYRANVHLGIATLIGVALLIFCIWMGLAFPATLSSNGQTAQQGWTWIILAYIFVASVTPVWILLQPRDYLNSFMLYMILIAAFAGILVKNPAVHMPAFTGFVRPGMGSMFPILFVTVACGAISGFHSLVASGTTAKQLDKEPDARKIGYGAMLVEGLLAVIALIAAVTLLPAQYKEFFPVGGKANPIGLFATSVGGFMSALGIPQKAAITFAAMAISAFALTSLDTATRLGRFIFQEFFKSDHDSKARSVLTNRFVATFFTVIPGGLLALTGQYQAIWPIFGSANQLLAALALLAGSVWLAKLKEKNTFLVIPMLFMFAVTLSALVVLIVSKVKIIFRFFSMGEHPAQMGIMGTAFLLFIAVLLFIVAIILVVQAAKSLKRS